In Mangifera indica cultivar Alphonso chromosome 1, CATAS_Mindica_2.1, whole genome shotgun sequence, a single genomic region encodes these proteins:
- the LOC123222787 gene encoding glutathione hydrolase 1-like: MSILPFLWPSVLFILLFLLAPTSSLDSLHGHPKHRREVIVKRHGVVATDDGRCSKIGMNVLRAGGHAVDASVAAALCLGVVSPASSGLGGGAFMLIRLASGKTQAFDMRETAPMKASENMYVGNASLKISGILSVAVPGELAGLHKAWEQHGKLPWKRLVKPAEVLARRGFKISPYLRIQMEDSKSEILADKGLRGIFTSNGKLLQAGDVCRNKKLAKSLEAISKYGLKAFYNGSIGFQLVKDVQMAGGILTIKDLQNYAVKMRNPISANIQGLKVIGMPPPSSGAATMILTLNILAQYGVPSGVSGPLGIHRQIEALKHGFAVRMNLGDPDFVNISNVLSDMLSPKFAESLKKTIYDNMTFGPGHYGGRWNQLHDHGTTHVSIVDCDRNAVSMTSTVNSYFGAKVLSPSTGIVLNNEMGDFSIPSKGGKDSPPPAPPNFIRPGKRPLSSMTPTIVLKDEKLKAVIGASGGAMIIAGTAEVFLNHFFREMDPFSSVMAPRVYHQLIPNEVHYENWTTVTGDHFEIAGKIRASLKKKGHVLQSLAGGTICQFVVQELESGKLMGISDPRKGGFPAGY; encoded by the exons ATGTCAA TTTTGCCTTTCCTGTGGCCATCTGTTCTGTTTATCTTGCTTTTTTTGTTGGCTCCAACTTCAAGCCTTGACAGTTTGCATGGTCACCCAAAACATAGACGTGAGGTTATTGTAAAGCGCCATGGTGTTGTTGCGACTGATGATGGGCGTTGTTCCAAAATAGGTATGAATGTTCTTCGTGCAGGAGGCCATGCTGTTGATGCTTCGGTTGCTGCTGCTCTTTGCTTAGGAGTTGTCAGCCCAGCTTCAAGTGGCCTTGGAGGAGGAGCATTTATGTTGATCAGGCTAGCCAGTGGGAAAACACAAGCATTTGACATGAGAGAAACTGCTCCAATGAAAGCTTCCGAG AACATGTATGTTGGCAATGCTTCTCTAAAGATTAGCGGAATCCTCTCTGTAGCAGTTCCAGGTGAACTTGCAGGCCTTCACAAAGCTTGGGAGCAACATGGGAAGCTTCCATGGAAAAGGCTTGTGAAGCCGGCAGAAGTTCTTGCTCGTAGGGGATTCAAGATTTCTCCATACCTTCGTATACAGATGGAGGATTCAAAGTCAGAGATCTTAGCAGATAAAGGACTCCGGGGTATATTCACATCAAATGGAAAGCTTTTGCAGGCAGGCGATGTTTGCCGCAACAAAAAACTAGCCAAATCACTGGAAGCAATTTCAAAATATGGCTTGAAAGCATTCTATAACGGATCAATTGGGTTTCAATTGGTGAAAGATGTTCAAATGGCTGGAGGAATACTAACAATAAAGGACTTGCAAAACTATGCAGTTAAAATGAGAAATCCGATCTCTGCCAACATTCAAGGCCTTAAAGTAATTGGAATGCCACCCCCTTCTTCTGGGGCTGCTACAATGATACTT ACGTTAAACATTCTTGCTCAATATGGAGTTCCTTCGGGTGTTTCTGGCCCCCTTGGTATCCATCGCCAAATTGAAGCTCTGAAACATGGTTTTGCTGTGAGGATGAATCTTGGCGATCcagattttgttaatatatctAATGTTTTATCGGATATGCTCTCGCCCAAATTTGCAGAGTCATTAAAGAAAACTATATATGACAATATGACATTTGGTCCCGGCCACTATGGTGGCAG GTGGAACCAACTCCATGACCATGGCACCACTCATGTGTCAATTGTAGATTGTGATCGAAATGCTGTCTCCATGACTAGCACAGTCAATTCATACTTTGGAGCAAAAGTATTATCTCCAAGTACAGGAATAGTCCTCAACAATGAAATGGGTGATTTCTCCATCCCTTCAAAGGGCGGTAAAGATTCCCCACCACCAGCTCCACCTAATTTCATCAGGCCAGGGAAAAGACCTTTATCATCCATGACGCCTACCATTGTACTGAAG GATGAGAAACTGAAAGCTGTTATAGGTGCCAGTGGCGGAGCCATGATTATTGCTGGAACTGCAGAGGTTTTCTTGAATCATTTTTTCCGTGAAATGGATCCTTTTTCATCCGTTATGGCACCAAGAGTCTACCATCAG TTGATACCGAACGAGGTACATTACGAGAATTGGACGACAGTGACGGGCGATCACTTTGAAATTGCAGGTAAGATCAGGGCATCTCTTAAAAAAAAGGGCCATGTTCTACAAAGCCTTGCAGGTGGAACCATTTGCCAATTTGTAGTACAAGAACTAGAATCTGGAAAGCTAATGGGTATTAGTGATCCCAGAAAAGGTGGATTTCCAGCTGGGTATTGA
- the LOC123222773 gene encoding pentatricopeptide repeat-containing protein At2g22070-like, with amino-acid sequence MELPNPASFTSPLELYAHLLQISLKSKTPFVGKSIHALIVKSGLEFSVFLKNNLMNFYAKTGSVFHAKKVFDEMPIRTAYSWNTLLSCYAKQRKVDLTCGVFNSMPYRDSVAWTTMIVSCKEMGRFKNAIRMFAEMVKEGVMPTQFTLTSVLASCASVGDLGVGKGVHSFVVKFGLSGCVNVENSLLNMYVKMGDEVTAKVVFDGMRVRNVSSWNVVISLHIQSGRLDLARAQFEQMIERDIVTWNSMIAGYNQHGYDVEALDIFAKMLRDSSLEPDKFSLASVLAACANLEKLETGKEIHAYIIRTEFDVSGAVGNALISCYAKSGGVEIAQKIVEQSGISYLNVIAFTALLDGYIKLGDVGPARRIFDSLRDRDVVAWTAMIVGYEQNGLNNEAVELFRKMITEGPRPNNYTLAAMLSVISSLASLDHGKQIHASSLRSGEASSVSVSNALITMYAKAGSIDWARQVFHLIHWQQETVSWTSMIIALAQHGLGEEAIQLFEKMLALGIKPDHITYVGVLSACTHVGLVEQGQNYYNLMKTVHKIEPTPSHYACMVDLFGRAGLLQEAYNFIKNMPIEPDIVAWGSLLSASRVYKNLELGKIAAENLLHIEPDNSGAYAALYNLYSACKKWEDAARIRKSMKDGGVKKSQGFSWVQIQNKVHVFGVEDGFHPQKDAIYNMMAKIWEEIKKMGFVPDTESVLHDLEEELKEQILRHHSEKLAIAFGLISTPEKTTLRIMKNLRVCKDCHSAIKFISKLVGREIIVRDSTRFHHFKDGFCSCRDYW; translated from the coding sequence ATGGAGCTTCCAAACCCTGCTTCTTTCACTTCCCCATTAGAGTTGTATGCTCATCTTCTTCAAATAAGCCTCAAATCCAAGACCCCATTTGTTGGAAAATCGATCCACGCCCTAATAGTGAAGTCCGGGCTTGAGTTTAGTGTATTTTTGAAGAATAacttaatgaatttttatgCAAAAACGGGGTCAGTTTTTCACGCCAAAAAGGTGTTCGACGAAATGCCTATTAGAACTGCTTATTCGTGGAATACACTTCTCTCGTGCTATGCAAAACAAAGGAAAGTGGATTTGACATGTGGGGTTTTTAATTCCATGCCTTATCGCGATTCTGTTGCATggactacaatgattgtgagttGTAAAGAGATGGGTCGTTTTAAGAATGCTATAAGAATGTTCGCAGAGATGGTTAAAGAGGGAGTCATGCCGACCCAGTTTACACTTACCAGTGTACTTGCTTCGTGTGCATCTGTTGGGGATTTGGGAGTGGGGAAAGGGGTTCATTCTTTTGTGGTTAAGTTTGGGCTTAGCGGGTGTGTCAATGTTGAGAATTCCTTGTTAAATATGTATGTTAAGATGGGGGATGAAGTGACAGCGAAGGTTGTTTTTGATGGGATGAGAGTCAGGAATGTATCGAGTTGGAATGTTGTGATATCATTGCATATTCAGTCTGGTAGGCTTGACCTTGCTCGAGCTCAGTTTGAGCAAATGATTGAGCGGGATATTGTTACCTGGAATTCAATGATTGCAGGGTATAATCAGCATGGATATGATGTTGAAGCATTGGATATTTTTGCAAAGATGCTGAGGGATTCCTCTTTAGAACCTGATAAATTCTCCTTAGCTAGTGTTTTAGCAGCATGTGCCAATCTTGAGAAGTTGGAAACTGGGAAAGAGATTCATGCATATATTATAAGAACTGAGTTTGATGTCTCTGGGGCTGTGGGAAATGCTTTGATTTCATGTTATGCAAAGTCTGGTGGGGTTGAAATTGCTCAAAAGATTGTAGAGCAGAGTGGAATCTCATATCTTAATGTTATAGCATTCACTGCACTACTAGATGGATACATCAAACTTGGGGATGTAGGCCCAGCCAGAAGGATCTTTGACTCATTGCGAGACCGCGATGTGGTTGCATGGACAGCCATGATTGTTGGCTATGAGCAGAATGGCTTGAATAATGAGGCAGTGGAGCTTTTCAGAAAAATGATTACAGAAGGCCCCAGGCCAAATAACTACACTCTAGCAGCCATGTTGAGTGTCATTTCAAGCTTGGCTTCTTTGGACCATGGCAAACAAATTCATGCAAGTTCCCTAAGATCTGGTGAAGCATCTTCAGTTTCTGTTAGCAATGCTCTAATTACAATGTATGCCAAAGCTGGAAGCATAGATTGGGCAAGGCAAGtatttcatttgattcattGGCAACAAGAGACTGTCTCTTGGACATCCATGATCATAGCTTTGGCTCAACATGGTCTTGGGGAGGAGGCGATACAACTGTTTGAGAAGATGCTGGCACTTGGTATTAAGCCTGACCATATAACTTATGTTGGTGTCCTCTCTGCCTGTACACATGTAGGATTGGTGGAACAGGGTCAGAACTATTACAATTTAATGAAAACTGTGCACAAAATTGAACCCACCCCAAGCCACTATGCATGCATGGTTGACCTGTTTGGGCGTGCTGGACTGCTACAAGAAGcatacaattttataaaaaatatgccTATTGAACCCGACATAGTAGCATGGGGTTCACTGTTATCTGCTTCAAGGGTCTATAAGAATTTGGAGCTTGGAAAAATTGCAGCAGAAAATTTGCTCCATATTGAGCCTGACAACAGTGGAGCATATGCAGccctttataatttatattcagcTTGTAAAAAATGGGAAGATGCTGCCAGAATTAGAAAATCAATGAAGGATGGAGGAGTAAAGAAAAGCCAAGGATTCAGTTGGGTTCAGATCCAGAACAAGGTCCATGTCTTTGGGGTTGAAGATGGATTTCACCCGCAGAAAGATGCAATCTACAATATGATGGCAAAAATCTGGGAGGAGATAAAAAAGATGGGTTTTGTTCCTGATACTGAATCTGTATTGCATGACCTTGAGGAAGAGCTGAAGGAACAGATCCTTAGACATCACAGTGAGAAACTTGCTATTGCGTTTGGGCTGATAAGTACTCCAGAGAAGACTACATTGAGGATCATGAAGAACCTCAGAGTTTGCAAAGACTGCCACTCTGCCATTAAATTTATCTCCAAGCTTGTAGGCAGAGAAATCATTGTTAGAGATTCTACTCGTTTTCACCATTTCAAAGATGGGTTCTGTTCTTGTAGGGACTATTGGTAG